From a region of the Mercurialis annua linkage group LG1-X, ddMerAnnu1.2, whole genome shotgun sequence genome:
- the LOC126665418 gene encoding F-box protein SKIP16, protein MDLEAVGDLALNEVLLLLGPKETASVACVSKRLKASTAEESLWSKFCSEDLHLSSPLDPHGNPLPSFKLAYASWREAFRMYPWPLVKRVKRCWDRIESWLVTNFPEAAATLQQGASEDQIRQFEQVLKVKLPLPTRLLYRFHNGQVFQEKDELTSFCGNTLGLIGGYSFYHHVVNVCLLPLDQVLLETKQIIRHLGITAGYGKTKYIAVAASSAYSEKLFFLNCTSGQLYVGTRNLPTDGEMMQCVPNALIRSVHDSRNEEQQDAMLLWLEEHGRRLQDGIIKMRGEGDMRTICQFPETSPLCSTAVTYGVKVRASAVFVPEASDLGGGPEKYYFAYSIRISLQPDGCIINGMYFSSCQLQKRHWIIRANDIVESDVAGEGVIGKYPLLRPGEEEFVYESCTPLPSAPGSVEGSFTFFPDSLAHSNGAPFEVEVARFPLQLPDYIF, encoded by the exons atgGATTTAGAAGCAGTGGGTGATCTTGCTCTTAACGAAGTTCTATTACTTTTGGGACCCAAAGAGACAGCCTCAGTCGCATGTGTCAGCAAGCGCCTCAAAGCTTCAACTGCCGAGGAATCTCTCTGGTCCAAATTTTGTTCTGAAGATCTTCATCTTTCTTCTCCGCTTGATCCTCATGGAAATCCTCTTCCTTCATTCAAG CTTGCATATGCATCATGGCGCGAAGCTTTTCGTATGTATCCGTGGCCTCTTGTAAAACGAGTTAAAAGATGTTGGGACAGAATTGAGAGCTGGTTGGTTACGAACTTTCCTGAAGCTGCTGCTACTCTACAGCAGGGTGCATCAGAAGATCAAATTCGGCAGTTTGAGCAAGTTTTGAAAGTGAAGTTGCCTCTTCCCACAAGACTACTCTACCGCTTCCACAATGGTCAGGTTTTTCAAGAAAAAGATGAGCTAACAAGTTTTTGCGGTAATACGTTGGGCCTTATTGGTGGCTACTCTTTTTATCATCATGTGGTGAATGTATGCTTGTTACCGTTGGATCAAGTGCTCTTGGAAACTAAACAGATCATACGCCATCTAGGGATCACTGCTGGTTATGGCAAGACTAAATATATTGCTGTCGCTGCATCATCTGCGTATAGTGAAAAGCTGTTTTTCCTCAATTGTACAAGTGGTCAGTTGTATGTTGGTACCAGGAACCTTCCAACAGATGGAGAGATGATGCAATGTGTGCCAAATGCATTGATAAGGTCGGTGCATGATTCTAGAAATGAAGAGCAGCAGGATGCAATGCTGCTATGGTTAGAAGAACATGGTCGTCGCTTACAAGACGGTATTATCAAAATGCGGGGAGAAGGGGATATGAGAACAATCTGTCAATTTCCAGAAACGTCTCCTCTATGTTCCACTGCTGTCACCTATGGTGTAAAG GTTCGTGCTTCTGCTGTTTTTGTGCCTGAGGCCTCAGACCTGGGAGGTGGTCCCGAGAAATACTATTTTGCATATTCAATTCGCATTTCCCTCCAACCAGATGGATGCATTATAAATGGAATGTATTTCAGCTCTTGCCAACTGCAGAAAAGGCATTGGATTATCCGTGCTAATGACATTGTTGAATCTGATGTGGCGGGAGAGGGTGTAATAGGCAAG TATCCACTGTTGCGTCCAGGTGAGGAAGAATTTGTATACGAGAGCTGCACACCTCTACCAAGTGCTCCAGGTTCAGTTGAAGGTTCTTTCACATTTTTCCCTGACAG CTTGGCACATTCAAATGGAGCTCCATTTGAAGTTGAAGTAGCTCGGTTTCCTCTCCAACTTCCAGACTACATTTTCTGA